In a single window of the Maridesulfovibrio bastinii DSM 16055 genome:
- a CDS encoding baseplate J/gp47 family protein — protein MSVPVKKTLDEIREAMFARINAVQNKYAAKGWLPARLNLNKGVIRGLLEIWNWCLYQLYLVLVSILNQAFPESATGAWLDLHAAQVGLTRKPATKTVGTVVFFRDDVELGNIIIPRGRIMRTPIDGQGISYRFAITTEVILPEGQERVLAPVEAEEYGSASNVTPGQIREIVIAIPGIGSVTNESDWLMTEGVDVETDLQLQERYRLAWQDVSGTTLHAYKSWALSVPGVIAAAIIDNHPRGQGTVDVIVKGSAGLPTQELLEAVDEVVEENRPINDNALVRGPRPVHLAIIAELVLVSGDETQILTDADSRVRALFLDPNDLGVAPLQIGQDVPMDLLISTIMSTADTIKNIKFSSPVADTVVPADGLAVLDSLTLTTRWADER, from the coding sequence ATGTCAGTGCCCGTTAAAAAAACTCTCGATGAAATCCGCGAAGCTATGTTTGCCAGGATCAATGCGGTCCAGAATAAATACGCAGCCAAGGGTTGGTTGCCCGCTCGTCTTAATCTCAACAAGGGGGTCATTCGCGGACTGCTCGAAATCTGGAACTGGTGCCTATATCAGCTTTATCTGGTGCTGGTCTCCATTCTCAATCAGGCTTTTCCAGAATCTGCCACTGGAGCTTGGTTAGATCTGCACGCAGCCCAGGTAGGCCTGACCCGCAAACCAGCAACCAAAACCGTGGGTACGGTTGTCTTTTTCAGGGATGATGTGGAGCTGGGAAATATTATCATACCGAGAGGGCGCATCATGCGCACGCCCATTGATGGACAAGGGATAAGCTATCGTTTCGCAATCACTACTGAAGTAATTTTACCCGAGGGACAGGAGCGCGTCCTCGCGCCGGTTGAGGCCGAGGAGTATGGATCAGCCTCCAACGTTACTCCCGGACAGATCAGGGAAATAGTCATTGCCATCCCCGGCATCGGCTCAGTGACCAACGAATCGGATTGGTTGATGACTGAAGGCGTTGATGTCGAGACCGATCTCCAGTTGCAGGAGCGCTATCGCCTAGCTTGGCAGGATGTAAGCGGGACCACGTTGCATGCTTATAAAAGCTGGGCTCTCAGTGTACCAGGTGTGATTGCTGCTGCCATAATAGACAACCATCCACGAGGTCAGGGCACTGTTGACGTCATAGTCAAAGGCTCTGCCGGTCTGCCGACCCAGGAGCTGCTGGAGGCTGTGGACGAAGTTGTCGAGGAGAATCGACCGATCAACGATAATGCTCTGGTGCGTGGTCCTCGGCCGGTCCATCTGGCCATCATTGCGGAACTTGTTTTGGTTTCTGGGGATGAAACGCAGATACTGACGGATGCAGATTCGCGGGTTCGGGCTTTATTTCTAGACCCTAACGACCTCGGTGTTGCCCCATTGCAGATCGGGCAGGACGTACCCATGGACTTACTGATCAGCACCATCATGTCCACCGCCGACACTATTAAGAACATCAAATTTTCATCGCCTGTTGCAGACACGGTTGTGCCTGCCGACGGTCTGGCCGTGCTCGACAGCCTGACACTAACTACGAGGTGGGCTGATGAGCGTTAG
- the lysS gene encoding lysine--tRNA ligase, translating to MLEALQARDELNQVLKTRVEKACTLLDSGVPLYPNNFSRDTEVSYIWDNYGETDKEELEKLDKKFRIAGRIVGLRSFGKVAFFHLQDRSGKIQVYVARDDITPELYTIFKKFDIGDIVGVEGDLFRTKTDELTVKALSVDLISKSMRPLPEKYHGLKDVETRYRQRYVDLIVTPRAREIFQKRTRIVSALRRFLDERGFMEVETPMMQPIPGGAAAKPFETHHNALDMKLYLRIAPELYLKRLLVGGLEKVYEINRNFRNEGISVRHNPEFTMLEFYWAYANFENLMDLTEQMFSHVCQVVNGDTKVEYQGDLIDMTPGKWIRMTFHESLEKIGGISPEQYNDYDSCKELVKKIGEKVVEGEKLGKLQAKLFDELVEPKLIQPHFIYHYPTDISPLSRRNEENPDITDRFELFITGREISNAFSELNDPVDQRCRFLEQVKEKDAGDEEAHYMDEDYVRALEYGMPPAAGQGIGIDRLVMLMTDSPSIREVILFPLLRTEIGSGNGGA from the coding sequence ATGCTCGAAGCTCTGCAGGCTCGTGATGAACTAAATCAGGTTCTGAAGACAAGGGTTGAGAAGGCGTGTACTTTGCTTGATAGCGGAGTGCCACTCTATCCCAATAACTTCAGTAGGGATACGGAAGTCTCATATATATGGGATAACTATGGTGAAACCGATAAGGAAGAGCTCGAAAAACTGGACAAGAAATTCCGCATTGCAGGAAGAATTGTCGGTTTGCGTTCTTTTGGTAAGGTTGCCTTTTTCCATCTTCAGGACCGCAGCGGCAAAATTCAGGTATATGTTGCAAGGGATGATATAACTCCCGAACTTTACACCATTTTTAAAAAATTTGATATCGGCGATATAGTTGGTGTCGAAGGCGATCTTTTCAGAACCAAAACAGACGAGCTTACCGTTAAGGCCTTAAGTGTTGACCTTATTTCGAAGTCCATGCGTCCGCTTCCTGAAAAGTATCACGGACTAAAGGACGTTGAGACTCGTTACCGCCAAAGGTATGTTGATCTCATTGTAACCCCGCGTGCCCGTGAAATTTTTCAGAAACGTACCCGGATAGTAAGTGCTTTGAGGCGTTTTCTTGATGAAAGGGGATTCATGGAAGTTGAGACCCCCATGATGCAGCCAATCCCCGGTGGAGCTGCGGCTAAACCTTTCGAAACTCACCATAATGCTCTTGATATGAAGCTTTACCTGCGCATTGCGCCGGAACTTTATCTTAAGCGTCTTCTGGTCGGGGGGCTTGAAAAGGTTTATGAAATAAACCGTAACTTCCGCAACGAAGGTATTTCCGTTCGCCATAACCCGGAATTCACAATGCTTGAATTCTACTGGGCTTATGCAAACTTTGAAAATCTTATGGATTTGACCGAACAGATGTTTTCACATGTCTGTCAGGTCGTTAACGGGGATACTAAAGTTGAATATCAGGGCGATCTTATCGATATGACTCCCGGAAAGTGGATCCGAATGACTTTCCATGAGTCTCTTGAAAAGATCGGTGGTATTTCTCCTGAGCAGTATAATGATTATGATAGCTGTAAAGAGCTTGTTAAAAAAATAGGTGAAAAAGTTGTCGAGGGTGAAAAACTCGGTAAGCTTCAGGCCAAACTTTTTGATGAACTGGTCGAACCTAAATTAATTCAGCCTCACTTTATTTATCATTATCCCACGGATATCTCTCCGCTTTCACGTAGAAATGAAGAGAATCCTGATATTACAGACAGGTTTGAACTTTTCATTACCGGACGTGAAATCTCCAATGCTTTTTCCGAGCTTAATGATCCTGTTGACCAGCGTTGCAGGTTCCTTGAACAGGTTAAGGAAAAAGATGCAGGAGATGAAGAAGCCCATTACATGGATGAAGACTATGTCCGTGCTCTTGAATACGGTATGCCTCCGGCAGCCGGTCAGGGTATTGGTATTGACCGTCTGGTAATGCTCATGACTGATAGTCCTTCCATCAGGGAAGTTATACTATTTCCGCTTCTGAGAACCGAAATCGGTTCCGGAAATGGTGGCGCATGA
- a CDS encoding SUMF1/EgtB/PvdO family nonheme iron enzyme: MIVFSKDSLRASVEAATGGRVTVLYDDKGYPSYMVRIPAFNVEDVAADLGTGLHPAFIVDGVEKSEIFIGQYPALVKEGRAVSLPGVDPTASVNYDTASGYCTAKGVGWHLMTNWEWAAIALLCIKNGFQPRGNTNYGRAYDQTHETGVRQDAGIPGDTDGTARTLTGSGPVTWRHDNTHAGICELVGNVWEWVGGLKTVSGKFYLQQDNNFNAAEGDWIDSGVIITDDAGTTKLGVDGTDALKPTGNTYFGAWKGLTSTAAYQVSVSDKQRMMQALIDPTFNNSNPVGGLWYDTDGEKFPIRGGSWSDAANAGVSALNLNNARSDASTHIGFRPAFVS; this comes from the coding sequence ATGATTGTATTTTCCAAAGACTCGCTGCGTGCCAGCGTAGAAGCTGCTACAGGTGGCCGAGTTACCGTTCTTTATGATGACAAGGGTTATCCTAGCTACATGGTTCGTATTCCAGCATTTAACGTCGAAGATGTGGCCGCCGATCTTGGCACCGGACTTCATCCCGCTTTTATTGTTGATGGCGTGGAGAAGAGTGAAATTTTTATCGGTCAATACCCTGCTCTGGTCAAAGAGGGCAGAGCGGTATCTCTTCCTGGTGTTGATCCGACGGCGTCTGTCAATTACGACACCGCATCAGGGTACTGCACAGCTAAGGGGGTTGGATGGCACCTCATGACCAACTGGGAGTGGGCGGCCATTGCTCTTTTGTGCATCAAGAACGGTTTTCAGCCGCGAGGAAACACCAATTATGGCAGGGCCTATGATCAAACGCATGAAACTGGGGTTCGTCAGGATGCTGGTATTCCCGGTGATACTGACGGAACTGCGCGTACTCTCACCGGTTCCGGACCCGTCACCTGGCGGCATGACAACACCCATGCCGGGATTTGTGAGCTGGTTGGCAATGTCTGGGAGTGGGTCGGAGGATTGAAGACTGTCAGCGGAAAGTTCTATCTCCAGCAAGATAACAACTTCAATGCAGCTGAAGGAGATTGGATCGATTCCGGCGTGATTATCACTGATGATGCAGGCACGACCAAACTCGGAGTGGATGGTACTGATGCTTTGAAGCCTACAGGTAATACTTATTTCGGTGCTTGGAAAGGCTTGACATCCACAGCCGCTTATCAGGTTTCTGTTTCGGATAAGCAACGCATGATGCAAGCTCTGATTGACCCGACATTTAATAACTCCAATCCGGTCGGTGGTTTGTGGTATGACACTGACGGAGAAAAATTTCCCATCCGGGGCGGCAGCTGGAGCGATGCTGCGAATGCTGGCGTGTCTGCGTTGAACTTGAACAACGCTCGCTCGGACGCGAGCACACACATCGGGTTTCGCCCCGCTTTTGTTTCCTGA
- a CDS encoding ABC transporter ATP-binding protein, with protein sequence MSNSNLYLLEGVGKDFEGPTDSIKVLDNIDLAVNSGESLAVLGASGSGKTTLLHILGTLDVASKGKVTFAGRTLETLSPDERAVIRNREIGFVFQFHHLLPEFSTMENVALPAMVSGICRSESLEMARQAVKLVGLENRLEHRVTTLSGGERQRVAIARAILLKPRVLLADEPTGNLDEKTGAMVGDVLASLNDELGMTLIVVTHNMDLAGIMKRRLELRSGELYAQN encoded by the coding sequence ATGAGTAACAGTAATCTTTATCTGCTGGAAGGAGTGGGCAAAGATTTCGAAGGTCCTACTGACAGTATAAAAGTTCTTGATAATATTGACCTTGCAGTCAATAGTGGAGAATCTCTGGCTGTTCTTGGAGCTTCAGGGTCTGGAAAGACCACTCTGCTGCATATTCTCGGAACACTTGATGTTGCCAGCAAAGGGAAAGTTACCTTTGCCGGAAGAACTTTAGAGACTTTGTCTCCTGATGAGAGAGCTGTTATCAGAAACCGTGAAATAGGTTTTGTTTTTCAGTTTCATCACCTGCTGCCGGAGTTTTCCACAATGGAGAACGTTGCTCTTCCGGCTATGGTCTCAGGTATATGCAGAAGCGAGTCTCTGGAAATGGCCAGACAGGCTGTAAAGCTGGTCGGTCTTGAAAACAGACTTGAGCACAGGGTTACGACCCTTTCCGGTGGTGAACGGCAAAGAGTTGCCATTGCCCGGGCAATACTTTTAAAACCCAGGGTTCTACTTGCTGATGAACCTACAGGGAATCTTGATGAGAAAACGGGGGCCATGGTCGGGGATGTTCTGGCCTCCCTTAATGATGAGTTAGGAATGACACTGATTGTAGTTACCCATAATATGGATTTGGCCGGTATTATGAAACGCCGGCTGGAGTTGCGGTCCGGAGAACTGTATGCCCAGAACTAA
- a CDS encoding putative quinol monooxygenase: MNNNLVFTVQFDIKPEYISIFEKSLLHILNNMSAEDTFVSCYLDKNLSNETRYILYEIWNEPSVEAFIENQGSKEYRTEFNENIDNWTSSEKKVTMLAPVQEWHK, from the coding sequence ATGAACAATAATTTAGTTTTCACGGTACAGTTTGACATCAAACCCGAGTACATCAGCATATTTGAAAAATCCCTACTACATATCCTTAATAATATGTCCGCAGAGGACACCTTTGTTTCCTGCTATCTGGATAAAAATCTCAGCAACGAGACACGGTATATTCTTTATGAAATATGGAATGAGCCCAGTGTTGAAGCCTTTATTGAGAATCAGGGCAGCAAAGAATATCGTACTGAATTTAATGAAAATATAGACAACTGGACCAGCTCAGAAAAAAAAGTGACAATGCTAGCCCCTGTACAGGAATGGCATAAATAA
- the bamA gene encoding outer membrane protein assembly factor BamA, with amino-acid sequence MPRTKFLIFLIAATFLFIFGKAPDYAQAAESPSDVSIAVLSFEVNADADSQYLKGSLPTLIADRLSEVGFKVAPHDRVSQIIDKQGYEYLDISAAKEVALLSNSGYSIYGSFNKVGDEISLDVRLVEAFGLKPVVPLFVSRKGLINLLPAVDELVSKIKMELLSQDKIADIKVEGNKVLDKDVILMRTGLKKGDIFTPEKINADLKNIYALGYFDNVRVAVKDVRGGKEIIFKVDEKPRIQAISVQGADAIDKDDIIAAVNTKKGAVLNPKVLQDDLNTLREMYRKEGYYNAKITYDVEGTGAQARLTLKIDEGKKLYIESIKIEGAKQVDPDEVKDQLALTERGWLSWFTKTGVLKEELLDRDAAAIMAFYGNRGFVDAKVGQPDVDIKEDGIYVTFRVSEGIRYRFGKISFKGDMIVKQEKLREIIDADDMAADGEYLDRSILRDDMKKLSDYYTNYGYAYAEANIQFNKHVDEKTVDVTFVLTKKQKVHIRRVLIEGNDKTRNNVILRELRLADGDLFSGEKLRRSIVRLNKLDFFSEVDIEPVPTGDPSEMDLKVKVKDKNTGMISGGIGYSTYDQVFVSARITEHNLFGRGWDLGLNGGWSSRNISYALTFFNPKINDGKWGGGAQTYWRSEDFTDYEKQTIGGTIMASYPVGEYTDFFTNYRLDNYYISDVDDDAASTIKDDEGYRWSSVVTAGFKRDTTNKAYNPSTGTLNKITVEMGGGPLAGDDDFVKYTLESNYFTPVFWELVFHWRGEMGFIHDNFGDGDIPVYERFYLGGINDVRGYSSRKISPRDPDSGDRIGGNKEAFMNFELLFPINEEYGVVGVGFFDIGNTWDDGQNFFYDTKQDDGDALLLGMYKSIGAGIRWFSPMGPIRIEYGYALDELKDSGRHKVEFSMGQFF; translated from the coding sequence ATGCCCAGAACTAAATTTCTGATTTTCCTCATTGCGGCAACTTTTTTGTTTATATTCGGCAAAGCGCCGGATTATGCTCAGGCCGCTGAGTCCCCCTCAGATGTATCAATAGCTGTCCTCTCTTTTGAAGTTAATGCTGATGCTGATTCACAATACCTTAAGGGCAGTCTGCCCACGCTTATTGCCGACAGGCTTAGCGAAGTTGGATTTAAAGTTGCTCCACATGATAGAGTAAGTCAGATAATTGATAAGCAGGGCTATGAATATCTCGATATTTCTGCGGCTAAAGAAGTCGCACTGCTTTCAAACTCCGGTTATTCCATTTACGGCAGTTTTAATAAAGTTGGTGATGAAATCAGTCTTGATGTCCGTCTGGTTGAAGCTTTTGGGCTCAAGCCGGTTGTTCCGCTTTTTGTTTCCCGCAAGGGGCTTATAAACCTCCTTCCTGCTGTTGATGAACTTGTTTCGAAAATTAAAATGGAGCTTTTAAGTCAGGATAAAATTGCAGATATCAAGGTTGAAGGTAACAAAGTCCTTGATAAAGATGTAATTCTTATGCGTACCGGCTTAAAAAAAGGTGATATTTTTACTCCGGAAAAAATAAACGCCGATTTGAAAAATATTTATGCTCTAGGTTATTTTGATAATGTTCGGGTCGCAGTAAAAGATGTCCGCGGCGGCAAGGAAATTATTTTTAAAGTTGATGAGAAGCCACGCATTCAGGCTATTTCAGTTCAGGGTGCGGATGCTATTGATAAAGACGATATTATCGCTGCGGTTAATACCAAAAAAGGCGCAGTACTCAACCCTAAAGTTTTGCAGGATGACCTCAATACCTTGCGTGAAATGTATCGTAAGGAAGGTTATTATAATGCCAAAATTACTTATGACGTTGAAGGTACCGGAGCGCAGGCCAGACTTACTCTCAAAATAGATGAAGGCAAGAAGCTTTATATTGAAAGTATCAAGATTGAAGGTGCCAAGCAGGTTGATCCTGATGAAGTAAAAGATCAGCTGGCACTTACTGAGCGTGGCTGGTTGTCATGGTTTACAAAGACAGGGGTTTTGAAAGAAGAACTTCTGGACCGTGATGCTGCCGCTATTATGGCTTTTTACGGTAACCGCGGGTTTGTTGATGCTAAGGTCGGACAGCCTGATGTTGATATCAAAGAAGATGGTATTTATGTGACCTTTAGAGTTTCTGAAGGAATCAGATACAGATTCGGAAAAATCAGCTTCAAGGGCGATATGATCGTCAAACAGGAAAAGCTCCGTGAAATAATTGATGCTGACGATATGGCTGCTGATGGTGAATACCTCGATCGTTCAATTCTCCGTGACGACATGAAGAAGTTATCCGACTATTATACAAATTACGGATACGCTTACGCCGAAGCCAATATTCAGTTTAATAAACATGTTGATGAAAAGACTGTTGATGTCACATTTGTCCTGACCAAAAAACAGAAAGTTCATATTAGAAGGGTCCTGATTGAAGGAAACGACAAGACCCGAAATAATGTTATTTTAAGAGAACTTCGGCTTGCTGACGGTGATCTTTTCAGTGGAGAGAAGCTCAGGCGCTCGATTGTCCGTTTGAATAAACTGGACTTCTTCAGTGAAGTGGACATTGAGCCGGTTCCAACTGGCGATCCTTCTGAAATGGATCTTAAAGTAAAAGTTAAGGACAAAAATACCGGTATGATCAGTGGTGGTATCGGATACTCCACTTATGATCAGGTTTTTGTCTCTGCCCGTATTACTGAGCATAACCTCTTCGGAAGGGGATGGGATCTTGGTCTTAACGGTGGATGGAGCTCTCGTAATATCAGTTACGCATTGACCTTCTTTAATCCTAAAATTAATGATGGCAAGTGGGGCGGCGGAGCCCAGACCTACTGGCGTAGTGAAGATTTCACCGATTATGAAAAGCAGACCATCGGTGGAACCATAATGGCCAGTTATCCGGTTGGTGAATATACTGATTTCTTTACCAACTATCGTTTGGATAACTATTATATATCTGATGTTGATGATGATGCTGCTTCCACTATTAAAGATGATGAAGGGTACCGCTGGTCCAGTGTTGTTACCGCCGGATTTAAGCGTGATACCACTAACAAGGCCTACAACCCCTCAACGGGTACTTTGAACAAGATTACTGTTGAAATGGGTGGTGGTCCGCTGGCCGGTGATGATGACTTTGTAAAGTATACGCTTGAATCGAACTACTTTACTCCGGTCTTCTGGGAACTTGTTTTTCACTGGCGTGGAGAGATGGGATTTATTCATGATAACTTCGGGGACGGTGATATCCCTGTTTACGAAAGATTTTATCTTGGCGGTATTAATGACGTCCGCGGATATTCCTCTCGTAAGATCTCACCCAGAGATCCCGACTCTGGTGATAGGATCGGTGGTAACAAAGAGGCGTTCATGAACTTCGAATTGTTATTTCCGATTAATGAAGAGTATGGTGTTGTCGGTGTAGGTTTCTTCGATATCGGTAACACATGGGATGATGGTCAGAACTTCTTCTACGATACTAAACAGGATGATGGTGATGCTTTGCTTCTTGGAATGTATAAAAGCATCGGTGCCGGTATCAGATGGTTCTCTCCTATGGGGCCGATTCGTATTGAGTACGGCTATGCTCTTGATGAGCTTAAAGACAGTGGCCGTCATAAAGTTGAGTTCTCTATGGGACAATTCTTTTAA
- a CDS encoding lipoprotein-releasing ABC transporter permease subunit gives MKFELYVALRYLFALRRNSFISIISAFAVCGVAIGVAALIVVLGVMNGFSNDLRDKILGVNAHMIVTAYGGKLENYHHIIDKARKVPGVTGVTPFIYSEVMLSSHGSVKGAVLRGVDADSATGVLSLPGDIISGSMNSLKEKSVIPEIILGTQLAKRLGLVIGDTVNLLSPTGRKSAAGFTPKITVFKVGGIFRTGMYEYDASLVYISNLAAQELMGFNRDFVSGLEIRVDDVYNVNKIGADLKTELEGYPVSIRNWQQMNANLFAALKLEKSAMFIILAMIVLVGSFSIITTLVMLVMQKTRDIAVLMSMGAKSRSIKKIFMLQGTLIGLIGTTAGYLIGIPVALLLKKYQFIKLPSNVYPVDYLPVQMDTTDLVLIGVAAMLLCFLATLYPARQAAKLQPAQALRYE, from the coding sequence ATGAAATTTGAACTCTATGTAGCATTGCGATATTTATTCGCACTGAGAAGAAATTCTTTCATCTCTATTATTTCGGCTTTCGCTGTATGCGGAGTAGCGATTGGAGTTGCCGCACTTATTGTTGTCCTCGGGGTTATGAATGGTTTTTCCAATGACCTCAGGGATAAAATTTTAGGTGTTAATGCGCACATGATTGTTACCGCTTACGGCGGGAAGCTCGAAAATTACCATCACATAATAGACAAGGCTCGAAAGGTACCGGGCGTAACGGGAGTTACGCCCTTTATCTATTCTGAAGTCATGCTCTCATCACACGGTTCTGTTAAAGGAGCCGTATTGCGCGGAGTTGATGCGGATTCCGCTACCGGAGTACTCAGCCTGCCCGGAGACATAATTTCCGGTTCTATGAATTCCCTTAAGGAAAAATCTGTAATTCCGGAAATTATCCTTGGAACACAGTTGGCTAAAAGGCTTGGTCTTGTTATTGGAGACACAGTTAATCTGCTTTCACCTACAGGGAGAAAGAGCGCGGCCGGGTTTACCCCTAAGATTACTGTCTTTAAAGTTGGCGGAATTTTCAGAACCGGTATGTATGAATATGATGCTTCACTGGTTTATATCAGTAATCTCGCTGCACAAGAGCTTATGGGATTCAACCGTGATTTTGTTTCAGGGCTGGAAATCAGGGTTGACGATGTTTACAATGTAAACAAGATTGGTGCTGACCTTAAAACGGAACTGGAAGGATACCCTGTCAGCATAAGAAACTGGCAGCAGATGAATGCCAACCTTTTTGCCGCACTCAAGCTTGAGAAATCGGCAATGTTTATTATTCTGGCCATGATCGTCCTTGTTGGATCTTTCAGCATCATTACAACTCTGGTTATGCTTGTAATGCAGAAGACAAGAGATATTGCAGTGCTTATGTCCATGGGGGCAAAAAGCCGCAGTATAAAGAAAATTTTCATGTTGCAGGGAACACTTATAGGTCTGATTGGTACAACTGCAGGATACCTTATAGGTATACCCGTGGCCCTGTTGCTAAAAAAGTACCAGTTTATTAAGCTACCCAGCAATGTATATCCAGTTGATTATCTTCCGGTGCAGATGGATACAACTGATCTGGTTTTAATCGGTGTTGCTGCAATGCTGCTTTGTTTTCTTGCCACACTTTATCCGGCAAGACAGGCAGCCAAACTGCAACCGGCACAGGCGTTGAGATATGAGTAA